AAGACCATCTGCTCTTTGATCCTGAACATCCGCCTGCCCCGCTGCACCGCATCGATCGTGGTGGGGAAGTCACGCATCATGCACCCGGTCAACTGGTGGCCTATCCGGTGTTGGACCTGCGCCGTCGTCGCACCGATCTGCACTGGTATCTGCGTCAGCTGGAACAGGTGGTGATTGATGTGTTGCAGCGTCTCGGGCTGCAGGGGGAACGGATCGAAGGACTTACCGGGGTCTGGCTCGATCAGCAGAAGGTGGCGGCCATCGGTGTCGGTTGCCGTCGCTGGATCACCCAGCACGGCCTTGCGTTGAACGTGACCTGCGATCTGGAGGGTTTCGAATCCGTGGTGCCCTGTGGACTCAAAGGACGAGCCGTCGGTCGACTTTGCGACTGGATCCCTGATCTGGAGATCGAGAGCGTGCAACCCCTGTTGCGCGATGCACTGGCTGCCCGCTTTGATTTGGTTTGGCAGGAGAGAGATGAAGAGCAGCTGTGATTGCCGAAGCAGCGTTGAGGTGATAGGCCTGGGCGACTACAGACCGTTCCCGTGACTGCCGCCGCTCAATCCACCTGGCAACCAACGTCCCGCGAGCAGGCAGCATTGGCTCGCCAGGCTCATGTTCAAACTCTCGGCCGGGTGGATCAGGTCTGGCCTTGGTTGCAATCACATCACGGTGAGGTGATGGCGGTTGATGCTCCTCACGCCGCCCATCCGGAGCGTCTCAGCTACCAAGAATTGGCAGAGAGGATTGATCAGGCCGCTGCCGCATTCCGAAGTTTGCAGATCGGCAGTGGCGATGTGGTGGGGCTTTTCGCAGAGAACAGTCCTCGCTGGCTGGTGGCTGATCAGGGCTTGATGCGGGCAGGTGCCATTGATGCTGTGCGTGGGGCAGCAGCACCAGTGGAAGAGCTGCGCTACATCCTCGAGGATTCCTCTGCCGTCGCGCTGGTGGTGCAAACCGCTGATCTGCTGCAGCGTTTACAGCTGCCGGCGGAGCTGCAGGAGCGTTTGCGCTTTGTGCTCGTGCTTGAGGGGGCTGCACCTGATGGCGCGCTCGACTTCGACACTTTCCTCGGCCTTGCCAATGGACAGGATGTACCGGATCCAATCACTGGGCGGGACCGTGCCTCTGCGCCAGCCACCACGGCCACGATCCTCTACACGAGTGGGACCACCGGTCGGCCCAAAGGCGTGCCGCTGACGCACGCCAACCTCCTGCATCAGATGCGCAGCCTCGCTTGCGTGACCCGCCCGGAACCGGGATCACCGGTGCTGAGCGTTCTGCCGATCTGGCATTCCTATGAACGCAGCGCTGAGTACTACTTCTTCTCCTGTGCCTGCTCGCAGAGTTACACCACGATCAAGCAGCTCAAGAAGGATCTTCCACGGGTCAAGCCGGTGATCATGGCCACGGTCCCCAGGTTGTGGGAAGCGGTTCAGGCTGGTTTCGAGGATGCCGTGAAAACATTTCCCGCCTCGCGTCAACGCCTGTTGAGAGCAGCCTTGGCCAACAGCACGGCCTTCACCCTCGCCAGGCGCCGCAGTCGTGACCTGATGATTCAGCCGCTGCGCAAACGCGACCGTCTAAAGGCTGCTGCTGAGGCGAGCCGTCGCTGGCCAGCCCATGCGCTGGCCTCCAAGCTGATCTGGCCCAAGCTGAGGCAGCAGCTCAGTGGCGGAGCACTGCGCTTTCCGATTAATGGGGGAGGTGCCATCGCTCCCCACGTGGATGCCTTCTTTGAAGCGGTGGGAATCGAGCTCCTGGTCGGATACGGTCTCACGGAAACCAGTCCGGTGGTGAGTTGCCGGCGGCCCTGGCGCAATATTCGCGGTAGCTCCGGTCTGCCTCTCCCGGATACCGAGTTCCGCATTGTTGATGCCGACAGCAGGAAGCCGCTTGGGTTCCGTGAACGTGGGGTGGTGCTGGTGCGCGGCCCTCAGGTGATGGCTGGCTACCTCGGCAAACCTGCGGCCACAGCCAAGGTGCTGGATGCCGATGGCTGGTTTGATACAGGCGATCTGGGCATGCTTCTCCCCGATGGATCTGTGGTCCTGACCGGACGGGCCAAGGACACGATCGTGCTCAGCAGCGGTGAGAACATCGAGCCAGGGCCGCTTGAAGAGGCTCTGGTCTCCAGCCCGCTGATCGAGCAAGTGATGCTGGTGGGGCAGGACGAACGTCAACTGGGGGCTCTGGTGGTGCCGCGGGCGGATGCGATCAAGGCCTGGGCCAGCTCACAGGGCTGCGATCCAGGTGATGACCTGGGCGGTCATCCCGGTGATCAGCGCTTGCTCAAGCTGCTGCGCGGGGAGTTGAACCGACTGTTGGCGGACCGTGCTGGATCCAGGGCTGATGAGCGTCTTGCTGGTGTGGCTCTGGTCGAACCATTCTCGATCGAGAACGGCCTGCTCACCCAGACGCTCAAGCAACGCCGAGACCGGATCACGGAACGGGATCGCTCATTGATTGAGAGCGTGTATGGCCGTTGATCGCCCTCCAGTCAGGGTCGGGTTGACCATCCGCCGTGAGGCTGAGACGCTTGGCGCTGATTCCTCGCCCCAATGTCTGACGGCACCACTCTGTCGATCAAGCGTTCCATCACCATCCGTGCCGTGGTCACGCCGGCCTGGAAGGAAGAGGCCGAGCGTGAGTTGAGCGCTGGCATCGCCACCACCGACCAGCAACTGGCTCAGCTTGAGCAGGAGGGGCAGCAGGTTGTGGATGATGTTCGGCGTCAGAGCGCCAATCCCCTTGATCCGCGTGTGCAAGAGCAGGTCGCTCAGGTGCAGCAGCAGGTTGCTGCTAAGCGGGCTGAGCTCGACGAGCAGAAGCGCAATCTTCTTCAGCAGCAGGCCCAGGTTCGCGAGCTTGAAATGGAACAGATCGTGGATCAGGGCCAGCTTGAGAGCTTCTGCGACATTCAAGTGGGCGACAACCTGGTGAGCAAGATGCAGGTTGCGGTCGTGGTTCGCGACGGCGTGATCGAGGCCATCGACCAGGGCTGAGCGCTGATGAGGGCCGGCCTGCCGGCCCGTAAGATTTTTCTTAGTCAGCCCCTCTGGAGACGGTTTTGGCAACCCACGACATTCCCTGACTCAAGTCACTGGAATGGGTTTGCTAGTTGGACAAGAGTTGGACAAGGCAAAGTGCCCCTCTTAACATCAGTGCTGACGGTGCTTGTCTTCACGTGGTTGGACAGGAGGTTGGACACTTCGCAGCGATCTGGAGATGTTGAGTTCTCTGGTGCTGCTGGTCCTTAGTGCCGCCACCCCTTCCTCAGTGCCGCAGGAGCACGTTCTTCCGGTCTTTGGGTGTGGAACTGGTTGCAGGGTCAAGACAGAGCAGTTGTCGCGTCCTCAGCGGATGTCTGACGGGTGGTGGAGGGTCAAAGTCAGACAGCGGCGCTGGGTTCAGAACTGCGACTGGAAATCCACTCCAGTGACATGTGTTGATGAACCGGCATCGGGCAGAGCAGGTCCGCCGGTGCAGGACCTTTGGTTGTTTGCTGATTGCAGGGGAGAACGATTCGCCACCAGCAAGAACCCTGATCGGAGTGGTGCCTGGGAGCAGGACGTCTTCTATCGGGATGGAGCGTCGGCAGGAGAACCCAAGTTCCAAACAGTTGTAGGTAATCCGTTTATGAGGTGGGCAAAGTTGTGCCCTGCTGAGGCGGAAGAGGGAAACCAAAAAATCCGTGAGGGATTTCAACGCTGATGCCGAAAATCCAGTTCAAGGAAGAAACCCTGAATGGACGGGCATTCATCATCGGGTATGCAGACCGTGAATATTTGACGCTTCGTATTCCAAGAGGCGATAAAAAGTATTCCAATATCTCTCTTGGGACGACCGACATCCAGATTGCTCACGATAAGGCGCTTGATATATATGCCTCAACTATTAATCAACCTCTGAGGTCAAGGAATAAAAAGTTTCTATTTGCCACTGCTTGTAAGGAGTTTTTGGAATGGAAGGAAGAGCAAGCGCAGATCGGAGAAATCAAAGAGAGTGCTGTTAAGACATATGCCCAGCGAATTCACCAACGCATTATCCCTTATGCAAAGTTGACTGGTGTTAACAGTATTGGAGATATTTGTAAGGAGAGTTTTGGGAATTATGGTGTTCACTACCGGAAGGTAGAGACAAAGGGTAAGTGGAAGACTGTGACTTCTGGTCTTTCGGTTGCGACAATCAATTCTGATTTGACAACACTCAATGAACTGATGGGTTGGATGGTTGAGAGGAATGTCTTGGATGCAACCTCTTTCCCTAAAGTTAAAAAACTTAGAGATAGAAAAGAGTATAAGGAAGATGCTAATCCGGCATTTATGCCAGATGAATGGGATGCAGTGAAGTCCCAACTTATGGAATGGGTGCAGAAGAGGGACGATGACGATGAACTGACCTTATGGCGAAGGAGATGGATGTTTAATTGGATATTTTTTATGTACCACTTTGGAGGAAGATATCACGAAGCAATGCTTTTGCGGGTCGGAGATGTCAGTACAAAGAGAATGCCGGATGGAAGACTAAAAGGCATTATTGAGGTCAGTTCAGCAACGAAAACGGGACGCCGAATCGCAGTAATGAATGGTCATTGGGTCAATTCCGTTAAATCTCATCTGAATAAGGGTGTGATATTGCGTAACCAAATAATCGAAGAGCACAATGAATTAGTTGAAAGTGGTGAGATAAAGAAATACCGTTGGAGGTTTCAGGGGAGAATCCCTTTATTGTCTAAACCAGAAAAAGATACCTTGCTTTTTTTGAATCCTATTTTTCATACGATTAATAAAGAAGATAAGAGGAATATGAGGAGGTTTGAGGCGGAACAGAAATTGGATGAGGTCCGTTGGAAGACGTCTCCGTATTCGTCAGAACAAATACGTAAGAAGTATCAATCGTTGGTTGAGGCAGCAATGGTCTTTAAATTTCCCCGTGATGGCAGAACGCCAACTGACTTCAGGAAATTCACGTTGCACTCCTTGCGATCAACTCACATAACTCATCAACTCTTGAATGGAGTTCGTATACGGTTGATTGCTGACAACGTTGGAAACTCTGAGGCAGAAATTGAAAGGACTTACTACAGGTTGAATAACTTGCTCAATATTGAGGAACTTGGCATGCATCGAAAAGTAGTCAAACCTGAAGATGAATTGAATATCGTTTGAGAGTTTAACGCCTTGTCTTACTTTTGTAGTTTTCTTCTATAAGTTCTGCGATCAGATCTTCTGTTTTCATTCTCCATCGTTTGCCAAGTGCCACAAGCATTTCATATTGGACTGAACTGATTTTGACTTGTCTCATGTGATCT
This genomic window from Synechococcus sp. MIT S9220 contains:
- a CDS encoding YlqD family protein, whose amino-acid sequence is MSDGTTLSIKRSITIRAVVTPAWKEEAERELSAGIATTDQQLAQLEQEGQQVVDDVRRQSANPLDPRVQEQVAQVQQQVAAKRAELDEQKRNLLQQQAQVRELEMEQIVDQGQLESFCDIQVGDNLVSKMQVAVVVRDGVIEAIDQG
- a CDS encoding AMP-binding protein, which encodes MTAAAQSTWQPTSREQAALARQAHVQTLGRVDQVWPWLQSHHGEVMAVDAPHAAHPERLSYQELAERIDQAAAAFRSLQIGSGDVVGLFAENSPRWLVADQGLMRAGAIDAVRGAAAPVEELRYILEDSSAVALVVQTADLLQRLQLPAELQERLRFVLVLEGAAPDGALDFDTFLGLANGQDVPDPITGRDRASAPATTATILYTSGTTGRPKGVPLTHANLLHQMRSLACVTRPEPGSPVLSVLPIWHSYERSAEYYFFSCACSQSYTTIKQLKKDLPRVKPVIMATVPRLWEAVQAGFEDAVKTFPASRQRLLRAALANSTAFTLARRRSRDLMIQPLRKRDRLKAAAEASRRWPAHALASKLIWPKLRQQLSGGALRFPINGGGAIAPHVDAFFEAVGIELLVGYGLTETSPVVSCRRPWRNIRGSSGLPLPDTEFRIVDADSRKPLGFRERGVVLVRGPQVMAGYLGKPAATAKVLDADGWFDTGDLGMLLPDGSVVLTGRAKDTIVLSSGENIEPGPLEEALVSSPLIEQVMLVGQDERQLGALVVPRADAIKAWASSQGCDPGDDLGGHPGDQRLLKLLRGELNRLLADRAGSRADERLAGVALVEPFSIENGLLTQTLKQRRDRITERDRSLIESVYGR
- a CDS encoding site-specific integrase; the protein is MPKIQFKEETLNGRAFIIGYADREYLTLRIPRGDKKYSNISLGTTDIQIAHDKALDIYASTINQPLRSRNKKFLFATACKEFLEWKEEQAQIGEIKESAVKTYAQRIHQRIIPYAKLTGVNSIGDICKESFGNYGVHYRKVETKGKWKTVTSGLSVATINSDLTTLNELMGWMVERNVLDATSFPKVKKLRDRKEYKEDANPAFMPDEWDAVKSQLMEWVQKRDDDDELTLWRRRWMFNWIFFMYHFGGRYHEAMLLRVGDVSTKRMPDGRLKGIIEVSSATKTGRRIAVMNGHWVNSVKSHLNKGVILRNQIIEEHNELVESGEIKKYRWRFQGRIPLLSKPEKDTLLFLNPIFHTINKEDKRNMRRFEAEQKLDEVRWKTSPYSSEQIRKKYQSLVEAAMVFKFPRDGRTPTDFRKFTLHSLRSTHITHQLLNGVRIRLIADNVGNSEAEIERTYYRLNNLLNIEELGMHRKVVKPEDELNIV
- the lipB gene encoding lipoyl(octanoyl) transferase LipB; translated protein: MPAPNGKLVTPTDSGTGSSAFLFQPEQLVPFQQAWDLQRCWQERLLLESDNASDADTEAEAVWLLQHPSCYTLGRGASEDHLLFDPEHPPAPLHRIDRGGEVTHHAPGQLVAYPVLDLRRRRTDLHWYLRQLEQVVIDVLQRLGLQGERIEGLTGVWLDQQKVAAIGVGCRRWITQHGLALNVTCDLEGFESVVPCGLKGRAVGRLCDWIPDLEIESVQPLLRDALAARFDLVWQERDEEQL
- a CDS encoding mannose-6-phosphate codes for the protein MSSRGWTGGWTLRSDLEMLSSLVLLVLSAATPSSVPQEHVLPVFGCGTGCRVKTEQLSRPQRMSDGWWRVKVRQRRWVQNCDWKSTPVTCVDEPASGRAGPPVQDLWLFADCRGERFATSKNPDRSGAWEQDVFYRDGASAGEPKFQTVVGNPFMRWAKLCPAEAEEGNQKIREGFQR